CCGAAGCCCGGCGTGGACGACCGGGGCCTCTACCTGAAGGACGAGGCCGTCCGGGACTTCTTCGGCTTCCTCTTCGCCCACAACTTCACGGTGGAGGAGAACGACCGCTACGAGGAGGAGCTGGAGCTCAACCCCGAGTTCCTGGGCCTCATCCTGGAGCGTCTCATCAACGACCTCGGGGTGGAGGGGAAGGGAGGCGAGGTGGGGGCCCACTACACGCCCCGGGTGGAGGTGGACCTCATGTGCCGCCTCGCCCTCGCCGAGCACCTCCACCGCCAGGGCCTTCCCCTGGAGAAGGCCTACGGGCTCATGAGAGGGGAGGTGGAGGCCCTCACGAAGGAGGAAAGGGCCTTCGCCAAGCAGAGCCTCCTCGAGGCTAAGGTCCTGGACCCGGCCGTGGGGAGCGGGGCCTTCCTCGTGGGGATGCTCCAGGTCCTGGAGGAGGTCCTCGAGGACCTCGGGGAGCCCCGCACCCTGGACCTCCGCAAGCGCCTCCTCCAGAACCTCTACGGGGTGGACGCCCTGGGCTGGGCGGTGTGGATGACGGAGCTCAGGCTCTGGCTCGCCTACTTCGTGGAGCTCCCCGACAGCGCCAAGGCCTCTAAGGAGCCCCTCCTCCCCTCCCTCGGCCTCAAGGTGGCCCACGGGGACTCCCTGGTCCAGACCCTGGGAGAAACGATCGTCCCCGTGAAGCTCCCCGCCGAGGCTGAGGTGCTGAAGGACGAGAAAGTGCGCAAGGCTTACGAGGCCCTGGTGGCCGCCAAAGAGGACTACTTCCACAACCGGGGGGTGAGCCGGGAGGAGGTGGAGGAGAAGGAGCGGGCCTTCCTCGAGGCCTACGCTTGGCGGGCCCTTTTGGGAAAGGGCCAGCAACCGGGGCTTCTGGTGAAGGGGGAAGCGGAGCAGACCGAGGAACGGTACCGCCAAATCGAGGAGCTCCTCAGACAAGAAGAGCGCCCCTTCTTCTACCTTCTGGACTTCGCCGAGGTCCTCCTCGGGCCCAAGGGGGGGTTCGACATCGTGATCGGCAACCCCCCCTATGTGCGCCAGGAGGAGATCCGGGACCTCTTCGGTCGCTTCGACCCTGGCACTTACAAGAAACTCCTGCAGAGGTCGGCGAAGGAGGACCTCCTCCTCGCCACCCCCTACACGGAAAAGACGGCGCCCGCCCCTTCGGGCCGCTCCGACCTGTACACCTACTTCTACGTGCGGTCCCTGGCCCTCCTCCACCCCAAAGGAGTGCACGTCTTCGTGGTGTCCAACTCCTGGCTGGACGTGCAGTACGGGGCCTGGCTGCAACGGGTCTTCCTGGAGGCCGCTCCCCTCCGCTACGTGATCGAGAACCGGGTCAAGCGCTCCTTCCGGGCGGACGTGAACACGGCGATCACCGTGGCCCACGCTCCGGACCCCGAAAGAAAAGTGCCCCCCGACTGGCCTGTCCTCTTCGTGGCGGTGCAGAAGCCCTTCGAGGAGGTGGACCTCCTGCAGGAGGTGCTGGAGGCCTCCCGACAGGTAGGGTTCGCGTCTAAGGAGGTGTCGAGGTGAAAGCTCCTGAAGTGGTCCGTCAGGGCGAGAGCACCAGGGTGGTGACAAAGACCGCCGCCGAGCTCTTTCAGGAGGGACTTGACGAAGACGGCAAGTACGCGGGCGGGAAGTGGGGCGGGCTCTACCTCCGGGCCCCCGACATCTACTTTCACGTCCTGGAGAAGGCGGGGGACAAGTTGGTGCGGCTCTCCGAGGTGGCGGAAGTGCGCCGCGGGTTCACCACCGGGGCCAACGACTTCTTCTACCTCGAGGTGCTTCCCTACCGCCCAGTCTGCCCTCTGTGCGGAAGGGTCCACGAGGAGGCTCTTGTAGAGGAAGAGGAGGCCGTCTACTGGAGAAGGGGAGAGCGCCTTCCGTCTGGGGTTTTGGTGGCCGTGAGAAGCGAAGTGGGCTGGGAGGGCTACCTCGAAGCGGACGTCCTGCTTCCTTTGGCCAAGGCTATTGAAGAGTTGGACGGCCTTCCCGGGTATCGGCTTTTTCTCCCCGCCACGCTTACGCCTCACGCAGAGGTCTATGTGGCCCACGGGGAAAAGGCCAGTCTCCACGAACGACCGACCCTAAAAGGGAGAACAGAGTGGTGGCGCCTCAGCCCTCAGCGGGCGCCCAGCGTCGTTCTTCCCGCAGGAGTGGACAAGCGCTACGTCTTCGCTTTCAACAAGCGGGGTTACCTCATCGACAAGCGGCTCTACGGTGTCTACCCCAAGGAGGGAGTTTCGGAAGAGCGGCTGTTCGCGGCTCTCGACTCGGACTTCTTCAAGCTCCATATGGAAATCTCCGTGAGAAAGGGCCTGGGTGGAGGGCTGGCCGACTTCACAGTCTATGAGTACGCCATGGGACTCTTGCCCAAGCCCGAGCTCCTTGGGGAGGGTGGCGGCTGGGCGGAAGCCCTCGGCCTCTCCAAACGGGAAGAAGAAGGGGTACGAGCAGCCCTTGAGGCGTTGATCACCGAAAGGGTAAAGACAGCGCGGTCCTTGGCGGCCCGGAGGTGAGAAGTGCATCTCGAGACTGACGCCGTAGCCTCGTTTATCTTGAAAAACCTAGGGGATAGGTGCTTCGTGGGGGGAAGACCTGGGCTTACCCTCAACGCGTGGAAGTCCTGGAAGGAATCGGAGAAAGGCTGGTTTCTGAGCCACCACGCTAGTTACCCCCCTAAGGGAGAGAACCTTCAGAGGTTCAGCAAGTGGAAACGCGACCTTCTGGCGTTTTGCCGCACTAAGCTTTCCTCTTTTGACACGACTCCCTCGCCCTGGAAGGTCCTCGCCTATACGGGACGTTGCGACACGCTTCCCTACCGCGTCGCCTTCACCTTCGAAGACCACTCGGGAAAAAGCTCTTCGAGAGAGGGAGAGTTCGGAGACTGCAGCCTGGTGTACTGGTTTGGAGAACGCGTGGGCTTCAAAGGGATCGGCTGCGGTCCAGCCCCCAAACCGCCTAGGGAAGGGGTGGCGGACATGTTCCACCTTTGGGAGAACCGCATGGTCAGGGGGTGGAAGATCACAGACGTGGACATGCTCATCTTCTCCGATGCGGCTTGGAAGCAGGCGAAGGCCGTAGTCGAAATCAAGCGCACTGTGGAGAACAATTGGAGCCCCCGGAGAAACGACCCCCACGACATCTTAGCCGAGCTCGCGAACGCGCTCGGCGTGCCTTATGTCCTTATCAGACACCAACTGGACCCGAGGCGGACAAACGAGCCAGCGGAAAGAGACACCCTTGTTGACGTGATGTATTGGAAGGAAGAGAAATTCGACTTTGAGCGGTTTCTCAAGACGCGGAAGACCACTAAGTTGGGTCACGTCGTGGACTGGTTGGCCCGGTGAGGACCATGGCGAGATTCATCACCAACCACCCCACCAAGGACCTTGCCGCCCGCCTCACCGAGCTCATCGGCTTCTCCAAAGAGCTCAAGTTCCTCGTGGGCTTCTTCTACTTCTCGGGCTGGCAGGAGCTCTACGAACCCCTCCGCAAGGCGGCGCAGGAGAACCCGGACCTCCGGCTCAAGATCCTGGTGGGCATGGGGGTGGACCGCCACGCGGGGGGGCTTATCGAGGTGGCCAAGGGGTTTCGGGGGACGGGGCGCGAGGTGGCGCAGGCCCTGGTGGAGGGGCTCGCCCAGGCCCTCTCCGACCCCAGCCTGGACCTGCCCGACTTCCCCGAGCAGGCCCGCTTCTTCCTCGGCCTCCTCAAGGAGAAGAGACTGGAGATCCGCAAGACCCGCGAGCCCAACCACGCCAAGCTCTACCTCTTCAAGGTGGACGCCCCGCAACAGAGGCTCCTGGGGAGCCCAGGGAAGTTCATCACGGGCTCCTCCAACCTCACCCACGCGGGGCTCAGGGGCCAGCACGAGTTCAACGTGGAGATCGGGGACTACGGCTTCGAGGAGGCCGAGGCTTACTTCGACGAGCTCTGGAAAAACGCGGTTCCCCTCCGCCCCGAGGACGTCCTCCGCCTCGAGGAGGTCGTGGAGCGTGGCTCCCTCGCCGCCCTCCCCACTCCCTTCGAGATCTACGCCCTTCTCCTCAGGCGCTACCTGGACGTGGTGGAGGCCCTCCCGGAAAGGCAGGCCCCCGCGCTCTACCTGGAGAGGATCGGGTACCGCCCCTTGCGCTACCAGTTGGACGCCGTGGAGCTCCTCCTCCGGATCCTCGAGGAATACGGCGGGGCCATCCTCGCGGACGTGGTGGGGCTTGGCAAGACCGTGGTGGCCGCCCTCGTGGCGCGGGAGCATGGGGGGCGGGGGATCGTCATCGCCCCGCCCGGCCTCATCGGGGAGAGCGGCCAGTACGGCTGGCTGAAGTACCTGGAGGACTTCGGCCTCTACGACTGGAGGGCCTTCTCCACGGGCAAGCTGGACGAGGCCCTCGCCTTCGTCCAGGGTCCCGGCAAGGACGTGGAGCTCGTCATCGTGGACGAGGCCCACCGCTTCCGCAACCCCGACACCGAGAGCTACGCCCTGCTCCAGGCCATCACCGCGGGCAGAAAGGTCCTCCTCCTCACGGCCACGCCCTACAACAACTACCCCTTGGACGTCTTCGCCCTCCTCAGACTCTTCACCGTCCCCGGGAACGCCAAGGTGGGGCCCACCTCCGACCTCGAGGGGTACTTTCGCAAGCTCACCGAGAGGTTCAAGGCCTACAGCTACGTCCTCCGCCACCACGGCTCCCGGGACAGGAAGAGACGGGAAAAGGCCGAGAGGCTCTACCGGGCGCACTTCGACCGGGATCCTCCCGTGGACACGAGGCTCGTGGAAAAGGCCCTGGAGGAGGTCGCCCGGGAGGTCCGCTCGGTCCTCGCCCCCGTCACGGTGCGGCGCAACCGGCTGGACCTGGTGAAGGATCCCCGCTACCGGGAGCACCTCCCGGAGTTCTCCCGCCTGGAGGACCCCAAGCCTCTCTTCTACGAGCTTTCTCCCGAGCAGTCGGCGTTCTACGACCAGGTAGTGGACGAGTGGTTCGGCCCCGAGGGGGCCTTCAAGGGGGCGATCTACCAGCCCGCCCTCTACCGGGAAGGGTTCTTCGGGGAAGAGGAGGAGATAGAGGAGTCCCCCGAGAAGATCTTCGCCGTGGAGTCCCAGCGGAACCTCGCCGACTTCATGCGTCGCCTTCTGGTCCGGCGCTTCGAGAGCTCCTTCGGGGCCTTCGTCCGCACGGTGGAGCGGCTCGTAAAGGCCCACGAGAGGGCGCTCAGTTTCGCCAAAGAAACGGGCTACTTCATCCTTGGGCGCGACGGCCTGGAGAAGCTCCTCTCCCGCTTTGAGGCCGGGGAGGAGCCCATCGAGGTGGAAGAGTTCCTGGAGCTCCTCCTCCAGGAGGACGCCGAGGCCATCGCCAGGGGGGAGCGAAGCCGGGAGCGGGTGTACCGCCTGGAGGAGTTCGCCCAAAAGGACCTCTTCCTCCACCACATCGAGGACGACCTCGCCCTGCTCACCCGCGTCTACGCCCAGGCCGCCAAACTCAGGCTCGCCGACCCCGAGCGGGATCCCAAGGCGGAGGCTCTCGTGCGGTTCCTCCGGGAAAGCCTTCAAAAAGAACCCGAGCGCAAGGTCGTGGTCTTCTCCGAGTTCACCGACACCGTGGAGCACCTCGCCGAACGCTTGAGGGGTTCAGGGCTCAGGGTCCTCGCCGTAGGAAGGCAGGTAAGCGCGAACCTGATCCGGGAGGCGGTCCTCAACTTCGACGCCTCCGTTCCTGAAGAACGCCAGCGCGACGACTACGATGTATTGGTCGCCAGCGATAAGCTTTCCGAGGGGGTCAACCTCCACCGGGCGGGGACCGTGGTCAACTACGACATCCCTTGGAACCCCACCCGCTTGATCCAGCGCGTGGGGCGGATCAACCGCATCGGGCAGAAGGTCTTCGACAGCCTCCACATCTACCACTTCTTTCCCACAGAGAGGGGAAGGGGCGTGGTGGACCCGAGCCAGGTGGCCGCTCACAAGCTCTTCCTGATCCACAAGGCCCTTGGGGAGGACGCCAAGATCCTCTCCTCCGAGGAGAAACCGAGCCCCGCCATGGTCTACCGCAAGCTCACCCACCTTCCCGAGGAGGAGAAGAGCTTCGACACCTGGGTGCGCCTGGAGTGGGAGCGGGTGAAGGCGCTCGAGCCTGGAATAGAGGAGAGGATCGCCCGCCTGCCCAACCGGGTGAAGGCCGCGCGCCCCGGAGAGGAGCGGGTGCTCCTCGTGGCCCGGAAGGGCCTCGGTTTCTACGCCTACGCGAGGGAAGGGGACAGGAAGATCCAGCCCGTGCCCTTTCCCGAAGCCCTGGGGGAGGCCAAGGCCGAGCCCGAAACGCCGCGGCTGGAGCCCAGCCCGCGCTTCTGGGAAGCTTACCGAGAGCTGGAGAAAGCGCTTTCCCGGAACGAGCCCGAGCCTTTTCCTTCGAACTCCATCGAACAGAAAGCCCTCCGCAACCTGAACACGGCCAAGGTGCACTGCAAGCGGTTGGGAGACGAGACGAAGGTGGCTCTCCTCGAGGCCTTGATCAAGGACATCCGCCAGTACAAGCGCCTCCCCCGGTACGTTCTCCGCCGCCTTGCCCAGGTCGAACTGGACGGCGAAGAGGAGGCCTACGGGCGGTTTGACTCGGTACTGGAAGAGGTTCGTGCCCGCTTTGGGCACATCGTCGGTCGGGATCCTGAAGGGGGGCACACGCCCGAGATGGTGGTGGCCCTGGAGTGGCGGGGCGATGTCGGTCGCCATCCTCGTGAAGAGGAGGGTGAAGAGGAGGGCCCGGATGCGGGGTGAGCTTCCGGGGCTAGGGCTTGCTCCCGGAAGCCCTGTGGAAGTTTTTTATTCTTAGTGCTACCAAGGAGGCGAGGGCGCTATGAAGGAAAAGCTCAGGCGTCTACCTCTGAGTCTCGGGCTCGTTCTCCTATTCACTGCTTGCCCCATGCAGTCTCCTTCGGGCGGTGGGGGTGGAGGTGGATCCACTCCTTCTCCTACCTTCTCCCTCTCCCTGAGCCCTTCAAGCCTCGCGGTCCAGCAGGGGGACAGCGCCCAGACCACCCTCACCGTCACCCCCCAGAACGGCTTCACGGGGACGGTCAATCTCTCCCTGGTGAACGGCCACGACCAGGTACCCCAGGGGCTTTCCCTCTCGCCCACGAGCGTCCAGGTCACGGGGTCCAGCCTCTTGAGCCGGGCCCTCACTCTCACCGCCTCCTCCACCCCCACGGGCACCTACCGGATCAAGGTGCGGGGCACCTCGGGAAGCCTCACCAAGGAGGCGGACCTCACCGTCACGGTGAGCGCCCCGCAAAAAGCATCCCTGACCCTTGAGTTAGAGGGCAACGGGGCGGTGGTGGCGGACTCGAGGGCGTGCCGTTCCGGGACCTCTTGTACCTGGGAGTTTCCCAAGGGGACCTCCTTGACCCTTACCGCCCTTCCGGATGAGGGGCACTATTTTGCGGGGTGGAGGGAGGCTTGCTCGGGATTTGGGGCCTGCGCCCTCGTGCTTAACGAGGATGCCCGGGTGAAGGCCTCCTTTGCCCCCATCGTGGGGGACTTCCAGCTGGGCGAGCTTCCTTCCCCGGTGGTCGTCCCCGCCGGGGCTAAGACGGAGCTGGTTGTGGAGCTGGTCCTCATGGGGGGCCTTTCGGCGCCTCCCGGGGCGTACGGGGTAGAGCTCTCCGGTCGGCTCGTGGGTACCGGGGTGGACCAGGTCCAGTACCGTTTCCTTCCCGAGAGGTCCCAGGAGGGGAGACTGGTCTTGGAGCTCCAGGGGCCGGATCCGGACGAGGTCTGGACCTACTTCTCCGCCCCCACGGAGCTCACGGTGGCCCTCGGCAACCTCAGGCGCACCGCCCTCTTTCACCTGGCGGTCGCGCCGTGCGTGGCCGGTTGTGGGAGGTAGGCGATGAGGCGTTGGACGGCGTGGACGGCCCTTTCTGTGCTTTTGGCGGCGTGCGCTCTTACCCCTAGGGTCTCCCGGGAGGCCCCCACCTGGGAACCGGTTTGGCTCATGCTTCCCGACGGGAGCGAGGTGAAGGTGGAGGGCCAGAGGGTTCCTTGGGCCCCTCCTGGGTACGTGGTGGTCCAGGGGGACATCCTGGTCCCCCGGGCCCCTGCGCGCCCTGAGGCCCTGACCCCCCAGGGCCTCGCCCTGGAACCCCTCACCTGGGGGCGGCTCTGGCCCTACGGGGTGGTGCCCTACGAGGTGGACCCCGGCGTGAGCCAGATGCAAAGGGAGGTCATCCAGCAGGCCCTGGCCCACGTTCAGGAGAAAACCCTCATCCGCTTTGTACCGCGCACCACCGAGGCCGACTACGTCCGCTTCATCAGCGACGGGGTCCCGGGAACCTGCTGGTCGGTCCTGGGGAAGAGGGGAGGGGCCCAGGACCTGGACGTCTACTGCGGCCAGGGTGGGGTTCCCTCCATGGGCACCGTGGTCCACGAGATCCTCCACGCCCTCGGCTTCATGCACGAGCAGAGCCGGGCCGACCGGGACGCGTACGTGGAGATCCTTTGGGAGAACATCCAGGAGGAGTATTGGAGGGAGTTCGCGAAGATCGGTGGGCGGGGGAAGCTTTACCAGGCCTACGACTACGACTCCGTCATGCACTACCACGCCAAGGCCTTTTCCAAGAACGGGGGCTACACCATCCTGCCCAAGAACGGCATCCCCCCAGAGCGCCTTGGGCAGAAGGATGGTCTGAGCCCTGGGGACGTGGAGGCCGTGCGCCTCTACTACGCCACCCCCCTCCTCCGGCTCAGGTGGTGGTTCCACCAGACCACATACACCACGGACTACACCTTCCCCCAGGAACTCCTCAACGTAGGGGCCGTGGACGCCCGGGTCACAGGCGTGGTCCTGGAGGGGAGGTGGCTCCAAAGCGCCGAGCTGGCTTCTCAGGAGATCCCCGCCGGCGGCTCGGCCACCGTGACCTTCCGCGCCAAGGCCTGCCCTGGCCCCGGCTTCCAGGCGGAGAGGGTGACCTTCCAGGTGGAGGGCAGCGAGGCCTACGAGGTTAGCTACACCCGCGCCTGCTACCGCTACCCCGACCAGACGACCCTCCTCCGGCTGGATCCGGCGGGTAGGGAGACCCTCCTCCTCACCTACGGGGAGTGGACCTGGGCGAAGGAGTACGCCCTGGAGGGCAGGGTGGGGAACACGCCCATCTCCCTGCCTTTCACTAGGCTCACCAGCGAGTACTCCCGGCCCCTCTATACTGCCCTGGTGCCCCTCAGGGGGCTGGCGGGCGAGGAGGTATGCCTCCGGATCACGCCTCTGGACTCTCGGTCTAGCCCTACCTCGGTGGAGGCGTGCGCGGTCGTTCCCTGAGGGGAGCGGAACCCATCCCGGTGCCTGGCTCTGGGTCTTGGGCGTCCCTTGCCTTCTCCGTTACTCGCACCCCACCCCATCCCCGTCCCGGTCAAAGCGGTGCGGGTCCGGGGGCAGAACCTTGAAGCGCCTGTAGGGGATGTCCCTACAGTCCAGGTCCGGGGGCGGCGGCGGGACGCACACCGTGGGGTAGGCGGGGTCGCACCCTTTCCGGTCCGGGGCGGGGCCTTGGGGCCTCGAGGCCTGCCCCCCTCCCCACATTCCCACCCCCTTGGCCCGGGCCTCCCGGGCGGCCTGGAGGTAGAGGGCGGCGTAGCGGACATTGGGGGGCACGGTGTAGGGCTCGGCCCACCCGGCCCTCACCAGCTCCAGGTTCACCTGAAGAAACCGCCTCCCCCCGTGGATCCAGTCCCCCCTGGGATCCTCCAGGTATAGGTAGGCCAGCACCCTCCGGTAGCGGTCCCGCTCCTGGGCGTCCAGCTCCACCCACACCTTCCTCCCCTGGAGCAGGCGGGCGAGGAAGGCCTTGGCCTCGAGGCCCAGCCGCACCTCCTCGGGGCCCGAGGTGCGGTGGTTGGAGGTGCTCTCCGGGGCGTCAATCCCGATGAGGCGAACGGGCCCTAGGCCCTGAAGTTCCACCGTGTCCCCGTCCACCACACGGAGGACGGCCACTGGGCCCTGGAGCCGGCCCTCCGGGGCGAGGGCCAGGACCAGGGCGAGCAACCAGGGGAGAAGCCCGAGCGCTCTTAAGCCCACCTTCTTAGCCTACCCGGCCGGATTCGCCACGGCTTCTCCCATTCCCTATCCGGGCCAAAGAGGGGAGAGGTTCAAGGGTGAGTTGCTTTTTGGCGGAGAATTGCGCCACCGATAGGCGTTTCCGCCTTCCCTCGGAATCCCCTCCACCCCGGGGGCCCTTTGTGCTTCATCCCCTCGCGAGGAGAAGGAGGATTGCCGCAGCCAAGAGGAAGAGAGCAACTCCCCGCCACAGGGCAAGGCCGCGCCTCAGGCGGTCCATTTCCTGAACCAGGCGGGCGGGCTCCTGCTCCAGCCGCCTTATTCTTTCCTTCAGCAGATCCCGTTCG
This genomic interval from Thermus thermamylovorans contains the following:
- a CDS encoding Eco57I restriction-modification methylase domain-containing protein; protein product: MLSDDLVPYSREGLVSFLDALGSFAPREEAVSLPGGVTGELLGHLYLEDEVPVVALRVEEAARKRRKDWEPAARYLVERGLSAGLFVFYDGEGAYRLSLVHARYRGTRKPELSHYKRHSLIARPGEPNKTFFQRLRRMAENPPGTLAELLEIFSVEAVTEEFYREFIEVFEERLARGVVGEASSGEKRDFALAFVARVIFLGFVQKRGWLGGREDFLQDLLKRYEKAVGLGKDRFYREWLTPLFFRALKAPPGEKELSGLGLPPEVEKALKEAPYLNGELFSPKPGVDDRGLYLKDEAVRDFFGFLFAHNFTVEENDRYEEELELNPEFLGLILERLINDLGVEGKGGEVGAHYTPRVEVDLMCRLALAEHLHRQGLPLEKAYGLMRGEVEALTKEERAFAKQSLLEAKVLDPAVGSGAFLVGMLQVLEEVLEDLGEPRTLDLRKRLLQNLYGVDALGWAVWMTELRLWLAYFVELPDSAKASKEPLLPSLGLKVAHGDSLVQTLGETIVPVKLPAEAEVLKDEKVRKAYEALVAAKEDYFHNRGVSREEVEEKERAFLEAYAWRALLGKGQQPGLLVKGEAEQTEERYRQIEELLRQEERPFFYLLDFAEVLLGPKGGFDIVIGNPPYVRQEEIRDLFGRFDPGTYKKLLQRSAKEDLLLATPYTEKTAPAPSGRSDLYTYFYVRSLALLHPKGVHVFVVSNSWLDVQYGAWLQRVFLEAAPLRYVIENRVKRSFRADVNTAITVAHAPDPERKVPPDWPVLFVAVQKPFEEVDLLQEVLEASRQVGFASKEVSR
- a CDS encoding helicase-related protein produces the protein MARFITNHPTKDLAARLTELIGFSKELKFLVGFFYFSGWQELYEPLRKAAQENPDLRLKILVGMGVDRHAGGLIEVAKGFRGTGREVAQALVEGLAQALSDPSLDLPDFPEQARFFLGLLKEKRLEIRKTREPNHAKLYLFKVDAPQQRLLGSPGKFITGSSNLTHAGLRGQHEFNVEIGDYGFEEAEAYFDELWKNAVPLRPEDVLRLEEVVERGSLAALPTPFEIYALLLRRYLDVVEALPERQAPALYLERIGYRPLRYQLDAVELLLRILEEYGGAILADVVGLGKTVVAALVAREHGGRGIVIAPPGLIGESGQYGWLKYLEDFGLYDWRAFSTGKLDEALAFVQGPGKDVELVIVDEAHRFRNPDTESYALLQAITAGRKVLLLTATPYNNYPLDVFALLRLFTVPGNAKVGPTSDLEGYFRKLTERFKAYSYVLRHHGSRDRKRREKAERLYRAHFDRDPPVDTRLVEKALEEVAREVRSVLAPVTVRRNRLDLVKDPRYREHLPEFSRLEDPKPLFYELSPEQSAFYDQVVDEWFGPEGAFKGAIYQPALYREGFFGEEEEIEESPEKIFAVESQRNLADFMRRLLVRRFESSFGAFVRTVERLVKAHERALSFAKETGYFILGRDGLEKLLSRFEAGEEPIEVEEFLELLLQEDAEAIARGERSRERVYRLEEFAQKDLFLHHIEDDLALLTRVYAQAAKLRLADPERDPKAEALVRFLRESLQKEPERKVVVFSEFTDTVEHLAERLRGSGLRVLAVGRQVSANLIREAVLNFDASVPEERQRDDYDVLVASDKLSEGVNLHRAGTVVNYDIPWNPTRLIQRVGRINRIGQKVFDSLHIYHFFPTERGRGVVDPSQVAAHKLFLIHKALGEDAKILSSEEKPSPAMVYRKLTHLPEEEKSFDTWVRLEWERVKALEPGIEERIARLPNRVKAARPGEERVLLVARKGLGFYAYAREGDRKIQPVPFPEALGEAKAEPETPRLEPSPRFWEAYRELEKALSRNEPEPFPSNSIEQKALRNLNTAKVHCKRLGDETKVALLEALIKDIRQYKRLPRYVLRRLAQVELDGEEEAYGRFDSVLEEVRARFGHIVGRDPEGGHTPEMVVALEWRGDVGRHPREEEGEEEGPDAG
- a CDS encoding InlB B-repeat-containing protein; this encodes MQSPSGGGGGGGSTPSPTFSLSLSPSSLAVQQGDSAQTTLTVTPQNGFTGTVNLSLVNGHDQVPQGLSLSPTSVQVTGSSLLSRALTLTASSTPTGTYRIKVRGTSGSLTKEADLTVTVSAPQKASLTLELEGNGAVVADSRACRSGTSCTWEFPKGTSLTLTALPDEGHYFAGWREACSGFGACALVLNEDARVKASFAPIVGDFQLGELPSPVVVPAGAKTELVVELVLMGGLSAPPGAYGVELSGRLVGTGVDQVQYRFLPERSQEGRLVLELQGPDPDEVWTYFSAPTELTVALGNLRRTALFHLAVAPCVAGCGR
- a CDS encoding M12 family metallopeptidase, yielding MRRWTAWTALSVLLAACALTPRVSREAPTWEPVWLMLPDGSEVKVEGQRVPWAPPGYVVVQGDILVPRAPARPEALTPQGLALEPLTWGRLWPYGVVPYEVDPGVSQMQREVIQQALAHVQEKTLIRFVPRTTEADYVRFISDGVPGTCWSVLGKRGGAQDLDVYCGQGGVPSMGTVVHEILHALGFMHEQSRADRDAYVEILWENIQEEYWREFAKIGGRGKLYQAYDYDSVMHYHAKAFSKNGGYTILPKNGIPPERLGQKDGLSPGDVEAVRLYYATPLLRLRWWFHQTTYTTDYTFPQELLNVGAVDARVTGVVLEGRWLQSAELASQEIPAGGSATVTFRAKACPGPGFQAERVTFQVEGSEAYEVSYTRACYRYPDQTTLLRLDPAGRETLLLTYGEWTWAKEYALEGRVGNTPISLPFTRLTSEYSRPLYTALVPLRGLAGEEVCLRITPLDSRSSPTSVEACAVVP
- a CDS encoding thermonuclease family protein, with protein sequence MGLRALGLLPWLLALVLALAPEGRLQGPVAVLRVVDGDTVELQGLGPVRLIGIDAPESTSNHRTSGPEEVRLGLEAKAFLARLLQGRKVWVELDAQERDRYRRVLAYLYLEDPRGDWIHGGRRFLQVNLELVRAGWAEPYTVPPNVRYAALYLQAAREARAKGVGMWGGGQASRPQGPAPDRKGCDPAYPTVCVPPPPPDLDCRDIPYRRFKVLPPDPHRFDRDGDGVGCE